In Pseudomonas sp. Q1-7, the genomic window GCCTGTTCCGGCTCCACCACGATGAACGACGGACGTTGCTCGCCGTACAGCTCCCACAGATAGCTGGCGATACCGGCAGCCAGGCCACCGACACCGCCTTGCAGGAAAACGTGGGTGAACGCCGGGTCGCGGCCCTGACCACCGGCCGAGGCTTCGATGATTTCAGCGGCAAGGGTGCCGTACCCCTGCATCACGTCGCGCGGAATTTCCTCATAGCCCTCATAGGAGGTGTCGGACACCACCCACCAGCCATTCCGTTCGGCGAGCGCTGCCGCCGCCTCCACCGACTCGTCGTAGTTGCCGGTGATGCGGACGATTTCGGCACCATAGGCGGCGATGGCCTCCTCCCGCTCAGCGCTGACGTTGGCATGAAGCACGATGACGCAGCGGCAGCCAACGCTCTGCGCCGCCGCTGCCAGGGCCCGGCCATGGTTGCCGTCGGTGGCGCTGATCACCGTGAAGTCGGCAAGCGCCGCACGGTATTCGCCCGCCAGCAGGCCTCGGGGCTCGAAACGCTGCTCGGGAAATTCGCGAAGGATCAGACGCACCAGCGCAATCGGCGCGCCCAGCGCCTTGAAGCTGCCGAGCACCGAACGCGCCGATTCGTCCTTGACCAGGATCTCCGCCACCCCGAGTGCAGCCGCGAGATCCGGCAGCGAGTACAGCGGAGTGCCTTCGCTGTTCAGCCGAGACCACTGGGAAAGCCAGGCGCGACTCTCGTTGGCCTTCTCGATACTCATGAGGCTTTTCAGCCCAGCCGGGTAGGTTTCACGCTTCGCGTTCAGGTTACCGATCAACATAGGGACTCCTTTTACGGGCAAGGCAGGGCCGATCCCGCCGATCTGCGCCGGCGGACGCATGAAAAGCGTCGAATCAGCGCGGGGTATTCAAGCGGCGAACGACCACATCTAGCAGCACTTCAGCGCCCTTGATCAGTTGATCGTCATCCGTGTGTTCGCGCGGGTTGTGGCTGATACCGCCCTGGCTGGGCACGAAAATCATGGCGGACGGCGCGATACGCGCGATCATCTGCGCGTCGTGTCCCGCGCCAGAGGTCATGCGTTTGTGGCTGAAACCGAGGCGCACGGCCGATGCCTCGATTTCATCGGCCAGCCCGGCATCGAAGATCACCGGCTGAAAGCGCACCAGTCGTTCGGTGCCGATCCGTACGCCTTCCTCCTCCGCGATCACAGCCAGGTACGCCTCAAGGCGTTTTTCGGCGGCCAGCAGCCGTTGCTCATCGGGGTCGCGCAGATCCACCGTGAAGCGGGCCTTGCGCGGAATCACGTTGATCACATTGGGTTCGAAGTTCATGCAGCCGACCGTCGCGAGAGTGGTTCCACCCGAATCCCTGGCGATCTGGCGCAACTCGGCCACCACCGCGCTGGCGACATAACCGGCGTCGTGCCTCAGGCGCGTTGGCGTGGTTCCGGCATGGTTGGCGTTGCCTTGCACAGTCACCTGCTGCCAGGAGATACCCTGAAGATTCTCCACCACCCCGATCAGCGTATTTTCCGCCTCCAGGATCGGCCCCTGCTCGATATGCAGCTCCAGGTATTCATAGGGCACGATGCTTCCCGGTTCGAGATCGCCGGCGTAGCCGATCCGCTGCAGTTCCTCGCCGAGCCGGCTGCCGTCGGTGCCGAGGGTGGCCAGCGCGGCGTCCACCGCCATGCCGCCGGCGTACACGAGCGAACCCATCATGTCCGGCTGGTAGCGAACGCCCTCTTCGTTGGTGAACGCAGCGACGGTGATGGAACGCGCCGGCAGCACGGCGGCCTCGCGGAAAGCACGGACCACCGCCAAGCCCGCCAGCACACCGTAGCATCCGTCCAGGGCGCCGGCGTTGGTGACGGTATCGATATGGGAGCCGATCATCAGAGGAGCCTGGTCGCCCTGGTCGGCCGCCGAACGGAGCGTACCGAAGATGTTGCCGATGCGGTCGATCCGAACGTCCAGGTCGAGCGCGTTCATCCAGGCCACGAGCTGATCGCGGCCGGCCTTCTCCGCATCGGACAGCGCGATGCGGGTCCGCCCACCGTTCACGGGGTCAGCGCCGATCTCACCCAGGGCGCGGATCTGCCGAAGCAGGATCGGGCCATTCAAACGAAGCGCAGAACAGTTGCTCATCGGACTCTCCGGTGCACGGCAGACAGGCTGGGCATCAGCCGTTCCGCTCGGGTTGATGAGTAAATGCTATTCGCATCTTGTGTATTTGTTTCTTGATTCATGGCCTGTAAATGCAATTTCATTTCACATTCCCGCGTTATTGCGATCTTCCATTTGGAGACCTCTGCCATGAACCCTGATCCGTACGACCTGGCACTGCTGGAAGCCATCCAACAGGACGCCACGACTTCCCAGCTGGATCTTGGCGCGCGGGTGAACCTGTCGTCCGCCGCCGTAAACCGGCGCCTGAAAAAGCTGAACGCGGATGGCGTGATTCAGAGAACGGTAGCCCTGGTAGACCCCGCGCGACTGGGCTACTCCCTGACCGTCATCGCCGAAGTGGAGGTGGAAAGCGAACGCCTTGACCTATTGGACGCCATGAAGCGCAGCTTCCTGGCTTGCCCGCAGGTACAACAGTGCTACTACGTCGCGGGGGAATGCGATTTCGTACTGATCATGCTGGTCAAGAACATGGAGCAGTACACCGAGCTCACGCGAGCGCTGTTCTTCGAAAGCAACAACGTCAAACGCTTCAAGACGCTGGTCTCGATGAGCAACGTGAAGACCGGACTCAGTGTTCCGACGGCGGATCGTTAGCGACAGAAGCCTTGGAGGCTCCGTGCGCCTGCATCGACATGCGCCGCCCATCGGCCCCACCCCCGCATTGCGTTTACCCGGACTGCACCTGGCACGGGCGCACGGTCTCTCGTCGCCTGGTCCGGATCTGCGCGGCCTGTCGGCGGGAGAAAGTTCGTATCTCTTGGTAGACTTGCGCGGCGTTCCTCTCGCCCCGCAACTGCGCGATGCTGTGGAGCGGGCCATCCGTGCTCATTCGGGCGCGGAAGGGTCGCCACGGCCGCCTGCCCCCCAGGTTGGTGGTACAGGCCGTTTTCCAGGTGGTACATCCTTGCCACTCATCTGAAAGCCCCCCGAACACACGACGAACCCAATGCCTCCAGAGTCAATCTCCGCCCCCACAACCCCGCGCCCCGCCCTGTCCCGCCGCTTCTCCGTGGCGCCGATGATGGATTGGACGAACTGAACCGCAAGGGCCAGTAGGCTAGCGCTTTGTGGAAAACCAAAGAACAATCCGTACCACTTATTTACCACCAAGACCTCGACCAACCCGAGCAGGACTAGCGAGGCGCTGTAACTTCGTCGAACCATCGCTGGGTGGGTGATGTCCACAATGCTCCAGCCGGCATTCCAGAGCGCTCATCAGCGAAAAACGTCGCACACCGACCTCCGGCGCACCGCCGGCTCCCGCTATCGAACCCGCCCTTGGCCTGACGCAGTCACAGTCGGCGGCCTCTCTGCTGGCAACACCCCACCGGCAACGCCTGCTGGAGCACATCTGGCAGCACACCGCGCGCTCACGACAGAAATTCACCTTGATCTACCTAGCACCGCCCGAGCGCTATGCCGAAATGGTCCAGCAACTTCCTGCCTCCGAGAACTACCTCCACGCCTACCCCAGCGACATGCTGGACCACGGCCTGGAAATCGTTGCGTATGCGCTCAAGCTGCGGCAGGCGTATCTGCTGCACACCGGTACCACTCCCGAGGATCAGGTCGTGCAGGTGGAAACCTGAAACGCCGCCACAGTCTACGCCGCGCTGCCGCATGACCTCGGCAAGATTGCCGTCGACTTGCAAGTCGAATACGGCGGCGGCAGCCAGTGGCACTCGTGGCATGGCCCAAGCAGGATCAGCTCGCCGATTGGCAGTGGGTGCAAAAGCGCCATGAAAAGCTGCTACTGCGCCGCAAGCAGGACAACGGCCTGAACATCTGGACGTGCGAGGTGAACGGGCCACGCAAGTCGCACCGGCTTCATGACTAAGTACTGAAAGAACCTCGGCACTCGTTTGAGGATGTGCTCCCGACAACCCGTACCTGCAGCTTCGCGTTGATGGGTGATTACCATTGGTCGCACAAACCTCTAGCCACTGAAGCCACTCGCGTCAATTCGATAACCGTGTGCACTCGGCTCCGGCAATCGCCCCTTCTACTGAAAGCCAACGAGCTATGGCTCAGGAATGCAGGTAACTGTCCACCACCCGCTGGTACTGGCTCGGCGAGGCGCCGATATGGTGCTTGAAGAATCGCGTGAAATGCCCCTGCTCGGAGAACCCCAACGACTCGGAAAGCAAGCCCAGGGTGCCACTACGCTCGCTGTCGAGCCAGGAAAAGGCCCGCTGCATCCTCGCCGCGTTGAGCAGCAGGTTGGGTGTCATGCCGGTGTCCTTGCGAAACAGGGAATAGAAGTGCGCGCGTGACAGACCACAGCATTTGGCCGCATTGTCGATTGGCGCCGGGTCATCCAAGTGATTGAGCAAATAGTCGGTACCTTTGCGCACCCGCGCGTCGCGGTATTCATTGACGGTGCGAACGCCCATCCGACAGAGATGCCGCCACTGCGAGGAGTCTTCGATCAGTTGGATGAGGAAGTCGAACAAGTAAAACTCGATACGCTCCTGCGGAACCAGGCCGGGGCTGTGCATTTCAGCAATCAAACGATCCGCCAAATTGCGGTTTTGCGTGTTCAGTTCCATGGAGGATTGCGCAAAAAAGTCTGGACGACTGCTCAAGGCTAGCGACTGTTGCGCGGTGGCAAGCCAGGCGGGCTCGATATACAGAGCCAAAATCAAAGTATTGCCGGCACCCGCCTGATAATCGAAATAATGCGGTTCCCAGGCGTTGACCAAGACCGCATTGCGGTCGGTCAGCGGCACCTGACGGCCACGCACGTTGAAGAAGGTGTCGTCACCCGCCACTTTCACCAGCACATGGCATTCCGAATGGGTATGCATGACTAAGGGTTTATTCATGTTCAACAAGGCAACTCGGCCGAAATTGCCATGAAATACGCGTTGTGCGACCGACATAGGCAGTTCTCCCTCATCCGCTGGATGAGCGTTGTCCGCAGCGCTTGGTTCCATCTGCGCCGTCTTGGAAAATTTCTCTCGGGGCGTTTAGCCGAAGGTCAGCAGGCGTACCAACATCTTGGTGGATACCTGGATCCTCCACGTCGACAATCACGCAGGACGCCGCTTGCTTACGGAGGAACTCACGGGCACCGCTATCGCCATCGAGTTCCCGCAGCGCTGGCCAGCAATCTCGGCCGAACAACCCCGGATGTCCTGCATAGCGTCGATAGTTCGACTGAACAATATTTGACCAATTCGCCTTGGCGCACAAGTACCTCTTAGTCGTAACGCCGATCCAGGGCAATGACCTGATCACAAGGCATGACGCTCCCTGCCGTGGTATACGCGCAGGACATCCGCCATCACTGCCAGGGCTATTTCCGCCGGTGCCTTACTGCCCAGATCCAGGCCGATGGGCATGTGCAGGCGCGCGATCTGCTCGCTGGACAGGCCGCCAACGCGCTTGAGCCGTTCCGCGCGCTTGGCCGATGTGGCCTGCGAGCCCATGGCGCCAATGTAGAACGCCGGGGTGTGCACCGCCTCCATCAGGGCCAGGTCGTCGATACGCGGATCGTGGGTCAACGCCACCACTGCGGTGGCGGCGTGGCAGCCTCCAGCGCCGATAAACAGCGAGGGCAGCACGCGCTGTATCTGCACGCCGTCGAGCTCGATGTGCTCGACCTCCTCGCGGGGGTCACAGGCGATCACCTCACAGCCGATGGCACGGGCAAAAGCGGCGCAGGCCTCGGCCACCGGCGAGAGCCCGGCGAGGATCAGGCGCAGGACCGGGCCGACATGAATGCGCACCCTTTCATCGACGACTTGCACCCGTTCGCTACCCTGGTCGGCGTCCGGTTCCAGGCGCAGCGCACCACCGGCAAGGTCGACATGACGCACCAGGCGATGCTGACCGAGCAATGCCGCTTGCAGGCTTTCCAGGTGCTCGATCCACTCGCCGCTGGGTGCGCGGTGCTCCACCAGCACCACCAGCACCCCACCGCACGGCAAACGCAGGCGCCGACTCTCCTCGGCGCTGTCGCCGTAGCGGACAATCTGTGCCGACTCACGCAACTCGCCACGGGCCATGCTGGCCAGGAATTCTTCCTCGACACAGCCGCCGGAGAGCGAGCCGACATGCTCACCAGCACCGCAGGCCACCAGCATCGCCCCCGGTGCGCGCGGCGCCGAACCATAGGTCGAGAGGACCGTACAGAACCACAACGCACGACCGGCACGGGCCCAGTCGAGCGCCTGGCTGACAACCTGTAGATCGAGATGGCGCATGATTCCAGTACCTCGTAGAGCCAGTATCACCCGTGCCTTGACAGGGGAGACAGCAGACGCGAACTTGCCGGATTCGCACTTATCCAGACATGCGCTGGTGCCGGAGATTTCCGGTGACGCCTCCCTTTTGTCGTTGCTGCGTTTTATCAATCGTCCGCCGGATGGTCAGGTTACGGAAACGGAATGGCGCACGTATTGCCAACCCAATGGAATATTGATCTTCACGTCCGTCGATTTGCCTTTTCGTCTAAGTAAGGGCTGGCTAGCGAATAGAAAAGGCCCACGAGAGCGGGCCAAGCCATCACCCGGGATACCGGGAAGGGCTCAAAACAAAGTCAGGGTG contains:
- a CDS encoding diaminopropionate ammonia-lyase, which translates into the protein MLIGNLNAKRETYPAGLKSLMSIEKANESRAWLSQWSRLNSEGTPLYSLPDLAAALGVAEILVKDESARSVLGSFKALGAPIALVRLILREFPEQRFEPRGLLAGEYRAALADFTVISATDGNHGRALAAAAQSVGCRCVIVLHANVSAEREEAIAAYGAEIVRITGNYDESVEAAAALAERNGWWVVSDTSYEGYEEIPRDVMQGYGTLAAEIIEASAGGQGRDPAFTHVFLQGGVGGLAAGIASYLWELYGEQRPSFIVVEPEQADCLYQSAIAGKAARATGSVDSLMAGLACGEASPLAWTFLQPCVDFFMTIQDDDAVAAMRRLAAGSERDVPLVAGESAVAGLAGLVNIVATGRLASRVGIDARARVLLISTEGATAPGLYAKLVGESADSVLSRQKAWSASA
- a CDS encoding Zn-dependent hydrolase encodes the protein MSNCSALRLNGPILLRQIRALGEIGADPVNGGRTRIALSDAEKAGRDQLVAWMNALDLDVRIDRIGNIFGTLRSAADQGDQAPLMIGSHIDTVTNAGALDGCYGVLAGLAVVRAFREAAVLPARSITVAAFTNEEGVRYQPDMMGSLVYAGGMAVDAALATLGTDGSRLGEELQRIGYAGDLEPGSIVPYEYLELHIEQGPILEAENTLIGVVENLQGISWQQVTVQGNANHAGTTPTRLRHDAGYVASAVVAELRQIARDSGGTTLATVGCMNFEPNVINVIPRKARFTVDLRDPDEQRLLAAEKRLEAYLAVIAEEEGVRIGTERLVRFQPVIFDAGLADEIEASAVRLGFSHKRMTSGAGHDAQMIARIAPSAMIFVPSQGGISHNPREHTDDDQLIKGAEVLLDVVVRRLNTPR
- a CDS encoding Lrp/AsnC family transcriptional regulator, translated to MNPDPYDLALLEAIQQDATTSQLDLGARVNLSSAAVNRRLKKLNADGVIQRTVALVDPARLGYSLTVIAEVEVESERLDLLDAMKRSFLACPQVQQCYYVAGECDFVLIMLVKNMEQYTELTRALFFESNNVKRFKTLVSMSNVKTGLSVPTADR
- a CDS encoding conjugal transfer nickase/helicase domain-containing protein is translated as MQKRHEKLLLRRKQDNGLNIWTCEVNGPRKSHRLHD
- a CDS encoding helix-turn-helix transcriptional regulator, with protein sequence MSVAQRVFHGNFGRVALLNMNKPLVMHTHSECHVLVKVAGDDTFFNVRGRQVPLTDRNAVLVNAWEPHYFDYQAGAGNTLILALYIEPAWLATAQQSLALSSRPDFFAQSSMELNTQNRNLADRLIAEMHSPGLVPQERIEFYLFDFLIQLIEDSSQWRHLCRMGVRTVNEYRDARVRKGTDYLLNHLDDPAPIDNAAKCCGLSRAHFYSLFRKDTGMTPNLLLNAARMQRAFSWLDSERSGTLGLLSESLGFSEQGHFTRFFKHHIGASPSQYQRVVDSYLHS
- a CDS encoding XdhC family protein, whose translation is MRHLDLQVVSQALDWARAGRALWFCTVLSTYGSAPRAPGAMLVACGAGEHVGSLSGGCVEEEFLASMARGELRESAQIVRYGDSAEESRRLRLPCGGVLVVLVEHRAPSGEWIEHLESLQAALLGQHRLVRHVDLAGGALRLEPDADQGSERVQVVDERVRIHVGPVLRLILAGLSPVAEACAAFARAIGCEVIACDPREEVEHIELDGVQIQRVLPSLFIGAGGCHAATAVVALTHDPRIDDLALMEAVHTPAFYIGAMGSQATSAKRAERLKRVGGLSSEQIARLHMPIGLDLGSKAPAEIALAVMADVLRVYHGRERHAL